The Hyphomonas sediminis genome contains a region encoding:
- a CDS encoding CaiB/BaiF CoA transferase family protein — protein MLEGIRVVEYATYMAAPGAGCILRDWGADVVKIEPPGGDPIRLFFRTIGTDIQDNPVFDFDNRGKKSVVIDTSKPEGQALIRELVKDADVFLTNVRPGGLTRSGLDFDSLKELNPKLVYCSLTGYGLEGPDADRPGFDIASFWSRTGVASLTIPKGDEPFPLRTAFGDHTTSIAAAAGICAALVEAQRTGKGRLVEASLFRTGLYTMGSDLAIQLFFGRVASTKSRHEQNVPISNFYKTKDEKWFCIVARQGETDWAPLCRVINRPELATDPKYNNAKGRRANNAEVVDILDAGFGAYDMTELAVRLDAESIAWAPVQTLADVSKDPQAFAAGAIVQTPSAKGDGSTYASPASPVRFPGADDGPKGPSPAPGQHTKDVLASLGRSEAQIAALFESGVVY, from the coding sequence ATGCTCGAAGGCATCCGCGTCGTTGAATATGCCACCTACATGGCCGCGCCTGGCGCAGGCTGTATCCTGCGGGATTGGGGCGCCGATGTCGTAAAGATCGAACCACCGGGAGGCGATCCTATCCGACTGTTCTTCCGGACAATCGGAACGGACATTCAGGACAATCCAGTCTTTGACTTTGACAATCGCGGAAAGAAGTCGGTTGTCATCGACACGAGCAAGCCTGAAGGTCAGGCATTGATCCGTGAACTGGTAAAAGACGCCGATGTATTCCTGACCAATGTCCGCCCCGGTGGGTTGACAAGATCCGGATTGGATTTTGACTCGCTCAAGGAACTCAACCCGAAGCTCGTTTATTGTTCGCTGACCGGCTATGGGCTGGAAGGTCCGGATGCGGATCGCCCCGGCTTCGACATTGCCTCCTTCTGGAGCCGTACTGGTGTGGCCAGCCTCACCATCCCCAAAGGGGACGAACCATTCCCCCTGCGCACGGCTTTCGGCGACCACACCACGTCAATTGCCGCCGCCGCCGGCATTTGCGCCGCCCTCGTTGAAGCGCAGCGGACTGGCAAAGGCCGCCTTGTGGAAGCATCCCTCTTCCGCACCGGTCTTTACACAATGGGATCGGACCTCGCGATCCAGCTCTTCTTCGGCCGGGTGGCATCGACCAAGAGCCGCCACGAACAAAATGTACCGATCTCGAACTTCTATAAAACTAAAGATGAAAAATGGTTCTGCATCGTTGCGCGTCAGGGCGAAACGGATTGGGCACCGCTTTGCCGGGTGATCAACCGGCCGGAACTGGCGACTGATCCAAAGTACAACAACGCCAAAGGGCGCCGCGCAAACAATGCTGAAGTTGTGGACATTCTGGACGCTGGGTTTGGCGCCTACGACATGACGGAGCTGGCAGTCCGGCTGGATGCCGAGTCAATCGCCTGGGCGCCCGTGCAGACACTCGCGGATGTCTCCAAAGATCCTCAGGCCTTCGCAGCAGGCGCAATTGTGCAGACGCCAAGCGCAAAGGGGGATGGATCCACTTACGCTTCCCCCGCGTCCCCTGTTCGCTTTCCGGGTGCGGATGACGGCCCCAAAGGCCCCTCCCCGGCGCCCGGCCAGCACACGAAGGACGTATTGGCCAGTCTTGGCCGGAGTGAAGCGCAAATTGCTGCGCTGTTTGAAAGCGGCGTGGTCTACTGA
- a CDS encoding crotonase/enoyl-CoA hydratase family protein, whose translation MSILLLEKRGPIAIMTLNRPEMMNALGQEGDGPAVAAVCAEIAADPQIRCAVLTGAGRAFSAGGDVKAMKEKTGAFGGSPADIREGYRRNIHMIVRSLYNMETPLISAINGPAIGLGCDVACMADIRIASETAKLGVTFLKLGLIPGDGGAWLLPRLIGSSRAAELLFTGDVIDAKTAAEWGLVSRVVPADKLMDEAMAMAEKIAGQPPQALRLAKTLMRHGTNASYDTIMELSAASQALMHETEDHIEGVNAILEKRNPVFKGQ comes from the coding sequence ATGTCCATTCTATTGCTCGAAAAGCGTGGCCCGATCGCCATCATGACGCTTAACCGCCCGGAGATGATGAATGCGCTCGGGCAGGAAGGCGATGGACCGGCAGTTGCTGCTGTGTGCGCTGAGATCGCTGCCGACCCGCAAATTCGCTGCGCCGTGCTGACTGGCGCAGGGCGTGCCTTCTCTGCGGGCGGCGATGTCAAAGCGATGAAGGAAAAAACAGGTGCGTTCGGCGGTTCTCCGGCGGACATTCGTGAAGGTTACCGCCGCAACATTCATATGATCGTCCGCTCCCTGTATAATATGGAAACGCCGCTTATCTCCGCGATTAACGGCCCGGCCATCGGACTGGGGTGTGATGTAGCCTGTATGGCGGATATTCGTATCGCGTCGGAAACGGCCAAACTTGGCGTGACCTTCCTGAAGTTGGGTCTTATTCCTGGTGATGGTGGGGCCTGGCTGCTTCCACGTCTTATCGGATCATCTCGGGCAGCGGAGCTGCTCTTCACCGGCGATGTGATCGATGCAAAAACGGCCGCTGAATGGGGCCTCGTGTCGCGCGTTGTACCGGCAGACAAGCTGATGGATGAAGCGATGGCGATGGCGGAAAAGATTGCCGGGCAGCCGCCTCAAGCGTTGCGCCTCGCCAAAACGCTGATGCGTCATGGTACCAATGCTTCCTATGATACGATCATGGAGCTGTCGGCTGCCTCGCAGGCGCTGATGCACGAAACTGAAGATCATATTGAAGGGGTGAATGCGATCCTTGAGAAACGCAATCCCGTCTTCAAAGGCCAATAG
- a CDS encoding TIGR03084 family metal-binding protein gives MQQAEDFRAESRALHALISQTAPIRYREPTQFKGWGIHDVLQHLHFWNRMAYLQLADETELTHHLKTMATSGKSMRAYESEALAGLDGVALVAEWQKQFEETADKFASADPKARLKWAGPEMSARSSITARLMETWAHGQEVYDHLGVARRNEDRIGNIVTLGVNTFGWTYATRREKPPGEMPYLVLAAPSGAVWSYGSESDSERIEGLAEEFCQVVTQTRNIADTQLKVTGALAADWMSKAQCFAGPPAQPPAPGERYKKPVATI, from the coding sequence ATGCAGCAGGCTGAAGACTTCCGGGCGGAAAGCCGCGCGCTCCATGCACTGATTTCGCAGACTGCGCCGATACGATATCGCGAGCCGACGCAGTTCAAGGGGTGGGGTATTCACGATGTGCTCCAGCACCTGCATTTCTGGAACCGCATGGCATACCTTCAATTAGCTGATGAAACAGAACTCACCCATCACCTGAAAACAATGGCGACGTCCGGAAAGTCCATGCGCGCCTATGAAAGTGAAGCACTCGCCGGGCTTGATGGGGTCGCGCTCGTTGCTGAATGGCAAAAGCAGTTCGAAGAAACCGCTGACAAGTTCGCCTCGGCAGATCCCAAGGCGCGCTTGAAATGGGCCGGGCCTGAAATGAGTGCACGTTCCTCGATCACGGCGCGGCTGATGGAGACATGGGCGCATGGCCAAGAGGTTTACGATCACCTCGGCGTCGCGCGGAGGAACGAAGATCGTATCGGAAACATTGTCACTTTGGGCGTCAATACGTTTGGCTGGACCTACGCAACGCGGCGCGAGAAGCCGCCGGGCGAGATGCCTTATCTGGTGCTCGCGGCGCCGTCTGGTGCGGTTTGGAGTTATGGTTCGGAAAGCGACTCTGAGCGCATCGAAGGGCTCGCCGAAGAGTTCTGCCAGGTCGTTACCCAAACGCGAAACATCGCGGATACGCAGCTGAAAGTCACCGGCGCCCTCGCTGCTGATTGGATGTCCAAGGCGCAGTGTTTTGCCGGGCCGCCGGCGCAGCCACCAGCGCCAGGCGAGCGGTATAAGAAACCAGTCGCAACCATTTAA
- the mmsB gene encoding 3-hydroxyisobutyrate dehydrogenase, producing MAKIAFIGLGNMGGGMCANLIKAGHTVAAFDLNAEAVSLASSKGARAADTVSDAVRDAEVVVSMLPAGKHVLSVYFGADGVAANAPKGAVLIDCSTIAVTDAREAHTKAEAAGFLMVDAPVSGGVAAAEAGTLTFMAGGEEAAFAKAEPILKGMGKNIFHAGGAGNGQAAKIANNMLLGISMIGTCEAFNLAEKLGLDAETFFKISSVSSGQCWSMTSYCPAPGPVQTAPSNRDYKPGFAVAMMLKDLHLAADAARAAGAEIRVGELAESIYQNLSDRGFGGLDFSGVMKDLKGQL from the coding sequence ATGGCAAAAATAGCCTTCATCGGGCTCGGCAATATGGGCGGCGGGATGTGCGCCAACCTCATAAAGGCCGGGCATACTGTCGCCGCGTTTGATCTGAATGCGGAAGCGGTCTCGTTGGCCAGCAGCAAAGGAGCGCGCGCGGCAGACACGGTTTCTGATGCGGTGCGCGATGCAGAAGTCGTGGTTTCCATGCTTCCGGCGGGCAAGCATGTGTTGAGCGTTTATTTTGGAGCAGACGGCGTCGCTGCAAATGCGCCCAAGGGCGCAGTGTTGATCGATTGCTCCACGATTGCGGTCACCGATGCACGAGAAGCGCACACCAAGGCGGAAGCTGCCGGCTTCCTGATGGTGGATGCGCCCGTTTCCGGCGGTGTCGCGGCAGCAGAAGCGGGGACGCTGACTTTCATGGCAGGTGGCGAAGAAGCGGCCTTTGCGAAAGCAGAACCGATCCTCAAAGGAATGGGAAAAAATATCTTCCATGCTGGCGGGGCTGGTAACGGCCAGGCTGCAAAGATTGCCAACAACATGCTGTTGGGCATTTCGATGATCGGCACATGCGAGGCCTTTAACCTTGCGGAAAAGTTGGGTCTTGATGCGGAAACCTTCTTCAAGATCTCTTCGGTTTCTTCTGGTCAGTGCTGGTCAATGACCAGTTATTGCCCGGCGCCGGGACCGGTTCAGACAGCGCCTTCCAACCGGGATTACAAGCCCGGATTCGCCGTCGCAATGATGCTGAAGGATCTGCATCTCGCCGCGGACGCCGCCAGGGCTGCGGGCGCTGAGATCCGGGTTGGGGAACTGGCAGAAAGCATCTATCAAAACCTATCCGATCGGGGGTTTGGCGGTCTCGACTTTTCCGGAGTCATGAAAGACCTGAAAGGGCAGCTTTGA
- a CDS encoding enoyl-CoA hydratase, which translates to MTDYKTITVEKKGRVAIVTLNRPEALNALNAEVMRDVAAAFAAIDRDKEIAASVLTGAGRAFAAGADIKEMQPQSFSDMYVEDYFAEWDRFAACRKPVIAAVNGFALGGGCELAMMCDLIIASDKAKFGQPEIKLGVTPGMGGSIRLTKAVGKAKAMDLVLTGRMIEADEADRIGLVSRVVSHDTLLDVAVSVATEIGGFSIPSIMAAKEMVSRALELPTAEGVKFERRLFQGLFGTADQKEGMSAFSEKRAPQFKDK; encoded by the coding sequence ATGACAGACTACAAGACGATTACAGTAGAGAAAAAAGGTCGTGTTGCGATTGTAACGCTGAATCGCCCTGAGGCGCTGAATGCTTTGAATGCCGAAGTGATGCGTGACGTTGCCGCGGCCTTTGCGGCGATTGACCGGGACAAAGAAATTGCGGCGAGCGTTCTGACTGGGGCGGGGCGCGCCTTTGCCGCCGGCGCCGACATTAAGGAAATGCAGCCGCAGAGTTTCTCCGATATGTATGTCGAAGACTATTTCGCTGAGTGGGACCGGTTCGCAGCGTGCCGTAAGCCTGTCATCGCGGCGGTCAATGGCTTCGCACTCGGCGGTGGATGCGAACTCGCCATGATGTGCGATCTGATCATCGCCTCTGACAAGGCAAAGTTCGGCCAGCCGGAAATTAAACTTGGCGTGACTCCGGGTATGGGCGGTTCCATTCGTCTGACCAAAGCAGTCGGCAAGGCCAAAGCGATGGATCTGGTCCTTACCGGTCGCATGATAGAGGCAGACGAAGCCGATCGCATCGGGCTCGTTTCGCGCGTGGTGTCGCATGATACGTTGCTGGATGTCGCAGTGAGCGTTGCCACGGAAATTGGTGGCTTTTCCATTCCGTCCATCATGGCTGCAAAAGAAATGGTGTCCCGCGCTCTGGAGTTGCCGACAGCAGAAGGCGTCAAATTCGAACGCCGTCTTTTCCAGGGCCTCTTCGGCACGGCAGACCAGAAGGAAGGCATGAGCGCGTTCAGCGAAAAACGCGCTCCTCAGTTTAAAGACAAGTAG
- a CDS encoding CoA-acylating methylmalonate-semialdehyde dehydrogenase: protein MREVHHFVHGKAVAGTSGRFGDIYNPNTGEIQARVALATAAELGAAVDAAKEALPAWANTNPQRRARVMFEFKRLVEANMDELAHLLSSEHGKVIADSKGDVQRGLDVVEFACGVPHLLKGEYTEGAGPGIDVFSMRQPLGVCAGITPFNFPAMIPCWMAAVAIACGNTFILKPSEKDPSVPMRLAELMLEAGLPKGVLNVVNGDKVAVDAILTHPDIKAISFVGSSDIAQYVYATGTAHGKRVQAMGGAKNHGIIMPDANLEQAVKDIVGAAYGSAGERCMALPVAVTVGKKTGDEFVERMIDAARALKVGISTDSEAHYGPVVSAAHKAKVESYIQMGVDEGANLLLDGRGLTLQGNEGGYFIGPNLFDNVKPTMKSYQEEIFGPVLQVVRADTLEEAAALPSNHQYGNGCAIFTSNGRAAREFAAQVNVGMVGVNVPIPVPVAYHTFGGWKRSAFGDTNQHGPEGIRFWTKIKTVTQRWPDGDIGDQAFIIPTMG from the coding sequence ATGCGTGAAGTTCACCATTTCGTACATGGCAAGGCTGTTGCCGGGACATCCGGCCGGTTCGGCGACATCTACAACCCCAACACGGGCGAAATTCAGGCCCGAGTGGCGCTGGCGACGGCTGCGGAACTGGGGGCGGCTGTCGACGCGGCAAAAGAGGCGCTGCCGGCCTGGGCGAATACCAATCCGCAGCGCCGCGCGCGGGTGATGTTCGAGTTCAAGCGCCTCGTTGAAGCCAATATGGACGAGCTGGCGCATCTGTTGTCTTCCGAGCATGGCAAGGTGATCGCCGATTCCAAGGGCGACGTTCAGCGCGGGCTGGATGTGGTCGAGTTCGCTTGCGGCGTTCCGCACCTTCTGAAGGGCGAATACACCGAGGGCGCCGGACCGGGGATCGACGTATTTTCCATGCGCCAGCCGCTGGGTGTCTGCGCGGGTATCACACCGTTCAACTTTCCAGCCATGATCCCTTGCTGGATGGCTGCAGTGGCCATTGCCTGCGGCAACACATTTATCCTGAAGCCCTCGGAAAAAGACCCGTCGGTGCCGATGCGTCTTGCCGAGCTGATGCTGGAGGCAGGCCTGCCGAAGGGTGTGTTGAATGTCGTGAACGGGGACAAGGTGGCCGTGGACGCCATTCTCACGCACCCCGACATCAAGGCCATCAGCTTTGTTGGTTCGTCCGACATCGCACAATATGTCTACGCCACGGGCACCGCTCACGGGAAGCGTGTGCAGGCTATGGGCGGGGCGAAGAACCACGGCATCATCATGCCGGACGCAAACCTGGAGCAAGCGGTCAAGGACATCGTTGGCGCGGCCTATGGGTCCGCCGGTGAACGCTGCATGGCGCTACCGGTCGCGGTCACCGTTGGCAAGAAAACAGGTGACGAGTTCGTCGAGCGCATGATTGACGCGGCCCGTGCCTTGAAAGTCGGCATCTCTACCGACTCTGAAGCTCATTATGGTCCCGTCGTATCTGCCGCTCATAAGGCAAAGGTGGAAAGCTACATTCAGATGGGCGTGGACGAAGGCGCGAATCTTTTGCTCGATGGTCGCGGATTGACGCTGCAGGGCAATGAAGGTGGCTATTTCATCGGGCCCAACCTGTTCGACAATGTGAAGCCGACCATGAAATCCTATCAGGAAGAAATCTTCGGGCCGGTGCTTCAGGTTGTTCGCGCCGACACGCTTGAGGAGGCGGCGGCGCTGCCTTCCAACCATCAGTATGGCAATGGCTGCGCAATCTTCACCTCTAACGGCCGGGCGGCGCGGGAGTTCGCGGCACAGGTCAATGTCGGGATGGTCGGCGTGAACGTGCCCATTCCTGTGCCGGTTGCGTACCACACATTTGGTGGCTGGAAGCGCTCCGCCTTCGGGGACACGAACCAGCATGGCCCGGAAGGCATCCGCTTCTGGACCAAAATCAAAACCGTTACTCAGCGCTGGCCTGATGGAGACATCGGCGACCAAGCGTTTATCATTCCGACAATGGGATAA
- a CDS encoding DUF418 domain-containing protein, producing the protein MPHPTERSLTADLVRAFALIGIAVVNVFGFAFPASEVFQGSALETQSDKTAYLTVASLFLMKSYPLFSMIFGAGLLWQVQAAAAQGASPAGRYYRRMLFLICLGLLHFTYLWHGDILMIYGALGCLLFLIRGLSSAALAALGTALIGLNVMILLLLGVLLGAADLGDVAESLASRDALQATAFTTGSFFDAASWRLSQLPSVLPSVLLQQGISVFGFFCLGIALAKLDVFDQPSAKIWKISRRFLLPIGLAGSIWAATLLMSAPGMVSSRFLFGSALLMAFSPLSALGYAGLISLLARRRAGATTHFLARAGSASLTAYLLQSVIFSALYSGYGAGLFGNMSTSEAFLTAILVGMFSLGFCGVWRAHLAYGPMEILLRRVTYWNRA; encoded by the coding sequence ATGCCCCACCCAACCGAGCGCTCATTGACGGCGGATTTGGTGCGCGCTTTCGCCTTGATAGGCATTGCTGTGGTCAACGTCTTCGGCTTCGCTTTTCCAGCTTCTGAAGTTTTTCAAGGCTCAGCGCTGGAAACACAGTCCGACAAGACCGCATACCTGACCGTTGCGTCCCTGTTCCTCATGAAGTCCTACCCGTTATTCTCCATGATATTCGGCGCGGGGCTACTCTGGCAGGTGCAGGCAGCAGCAGCACAAGGCGCAAGCCCCGCGGGAAGGTACTATCGGCGCATGCTTTTTCTGATCTGTCTCGGCTTGCTTCATTTTACCTACCTTTGGCATGGCGACATCCTGATGATCTACGGCGCCCTTGGATGCTTGCTCTTTCTGATCCGCGGACTCTCATCGGCGGCCCTTGCCGCTCTGGGCACTGCGCTCATCGGCCTCAATGTAATGATCCTGCTGTTGCTTGGAGTTCTGCTTGGAGCCGCTGATCTCGGCGACGTAGCCGAATCCCTCGCCAGCAGAGATGCGCTCCAGGCAACAGCCTTCACGACAGGCAGCTTCTTTGACGCCGCCAGCTGGCGCCTGTCTCAATTACCCAGCGTTCTGCCTTCAGTCCTGCTCCAGCAGGGCATTTCTGTTTTCGGCTTTTTCTGCCTGGGCATAGCCCTCGCAAAACTCGACGTCTTCGACCAACCATCGGCCAAAATCTGGAAAATTTCCCGACGCTTCCTTCTTCCAATCGGGCTCGCCGGAAGCATCTGGGCCGCAACACTGCTTATGAGCGCGCCGGGCATGGTTTCCAGCCGGTTTCTCTTCGGAAGCGCCCTTCTGATGGCGTTCTCGCCGCTTTCGGCGCTGGGTTATGCCGGGCTCATCTCCCTGCTCGCCCGTCGCCGCGCTGGCGCAACCACACACTTCTTGGCGCGCGCCGGATCAGCGTCCCTGACAGCCTATCTGCTTCAGTCTGTGATCTTTTCCGCGCTCTATTCAGGCTACGGCGCCGGGCTCTTTGGCAATATGAGCACCTCGGAGGCATTTCTCACCGCAATCCTGGTCGGCATGTTTTCATTGGGCTTTTGCGGCGTCTGGCGCGCCCACTTGGCCTATGGGCCGATGGAGATCCTTCTGCGCCGGGTCACCTATTGGAACCGCGCCTAA
- the metG gene encoding methionine--tRNA ligase: protein MTTPRRILITSALPYINGIKHLGNLAGSMLPADVYARVMRLLGHDVTYICATDEHGTPAELAAQAAGQTVQAYCDEQYEIQRKAGEGFSLSFDWFGRTSRPANHKITQHFAQQLEKNGLIEVRTSKQVYAIDDGRFLPDRYVEGTCPHCGYEKARGDQCDSCGRLLDPVDLINPYSSVTGSRNIEIRDTDHLYLLQTGMQDRIREWVNEKGKNWPSLAVSIANKWLDEGLIDRSITRDLSWGIKVTDADGNPRPGFEKKVFYVWFDAPIGYISATQEWAEATGNDWEPLWKTDKGADQTEYVQFMGKDNVAFHTVGFPVTLLGSGEAWKTVDKLKAFNWVTWYGGKFSTSQKRGVFMDQALEILPSDYWRWYLISNAPEGSDAAFTWEGFQAAVNSDLANVLGNFVNRITKYCASKFDGKVPSTGAPGEAEAWMANELAERLPRLIEFYEAMEFRKAAAETRAIWAAGNEYLTKAEPWVKYKSDVDAAAIGVRAGLNLVALFGIIAQPIIPDAAKRILDALGIPEENRKMPTGTKPEDFAALLDALPHGHAITPPDVLFQKIEDTQVEEWTERFGGGKA from the coding sequence ATGACCACCCCTCGGCGCATTCTCATCACGTCCGCTCTGCCCTACATCAACGGCATCAAGCACCTCGGCAACCTCGCCGGGTCGATGCTCCCGGCCGATGTGTATGCGCGCGTGATGCGGCTCTTGGGCCATGATGTGACCTATATCTGCGCCACGGATGAGCATGGAACGCCCGCTGAACTCGCCGCGCAGGCTGCCGGCCAGACGGTGCAGGCATATTGCGACGAGCAATACGAAATCCAGCGCAAGGCCGGTGAGGGCTTCAGCCTGTCGTTCGATTGGTTCGGCCGCACCTCCCGCCCCGCCAATCACAAGATCACGCAGCATTTCGCCCAGCAGCTCGAAAAGAACGGCCTCATCGAAGTGCGCACCTCCAAACAGGTCTACGCGATCGACGATGGCCGCTTCCTGCCGGACCGCTATGTAGAGGGCACCTGCCCCCATTGCGGTTATGAAAAAGCGCGCGGCGACCAATGCGACAGCTGCGGCCGCCTGCTCGACCCCGTAGACCTCATTAATCCCTATTCCTCCGTGACCGGAAGCCGAAACATCGAGATCCGCGACACAGATCATCTCTACCTGCTTCAAACCGGCATGCAGGACCGCATCCGCGAATGGGTCAACGAAAAAGGCAAGAACTGGCCATCGCTCGCCGTTTCCATCGCCAACAAATGGCTTGATGAAGGCCTCATCGACCGATCCATCACGCGTGACCTCAGCTGGGGTATCAAAGTGACGGATGCGGACGGCAATCCACGTCCGGGCTTTGAAAAGAAAGTCTTCTACGTCTGGTTCGATGCGCCCATCGGCTACATCTCCGCAACGCAGGAATGGGCCGAGGCGACGGGCAATGACTGGGAACCGCTCTGGAAGACGGACAAAGGCGCCGACCAGACTGAATATGTCCAGTTCATGGGCAAGGACAACGTCGCCTTCCACACGGTCGGTTTCCCGGTAACCCTGCTAGGTAGTGGCGAAGCGTGGAAAACCGTCGACAAGCTGAAGGCCTTCAACTGGGTCACCTGGTATGGCGGGAAATTCTCGACCAGCCAGAAACGCGGCGTCTTCATGGATCAGGCGCTGGAAATTCTGCCGTCTGACTATTGGCGTTGGTATCTCATCTCCAATGCGCCTGAAGGCTCTGACGCGGCATTCACATGGGAAGGCTTCCAGGCCGCTGTAAATTCGGATCTGGCCAACGTGCTCGGAAACTTCGTGAACCGCATCACGAAATACTGCGCCTCGAAGTTCGACGGCAAGGTTCCCTCCACCGGCGCGCCCGGCGAGGCAGAAGCCTGGATGGCAAATGAACTGGCAGAGCGCCTGCCGCGTCTCATCGAATTCTATGAGGCCATGGAGTTCCGTAAGGCCGCCGCTGAAACGCGCGCAATCTGGGCCGCTGGCAACGAGTACCTCACCAAGGCTGAGCCTTGGGTGAAGTATAAGTCCGATGTCGACGCCGCCGCCATCGGCGTTCGCGCAGGGCTCAATCTGGTCGCCCTGTTCGGCATCATCGCGCAACCGATCATTCCGGACGCAGCAAAGCGAATTCTGGATGCGCTGGGCATTCCGGAAGAGAACCGGAAAATGCCCACAGGCACGAAGCCGGAAGACTTTGCCGCGCTGCTCGACGCGCTTCCGCACGGCCACGCGATTACACCGCCCGATGTGCTCTTCCAGAAAATCGAAGATACGCAGGTGGAAGAATGGACTGAACGCTTCGGCGGCGGCAAGGCATAG
- a CDS encoding DUF938 domain-containing protein codes for MADKPPVAMEARGEGDDGRRYSPSSARNRQPILDVLRDVLPAKANVLEIASGTGEHGAFFVEALSDLHWTYSDIDPAGLDSQRAWRGALNSPRLHGPLHLDAASGHWGNAEETGQWGAIYSANMVHIAPFNVAEGLFRGAGRLLQPRGQLVLYGPFARAGEIAPSNAAFSENLKGRDARWGVRDLEWDLRPLAEAAELRLDKIVEMPANNLMVFFIKN; via the coding sequence ATGGCGGATAAGCCGCCAGTTGCGATGGAGGCGCGCGGCGAGGGGGATGATGGCAGGCGCTATTCACCCTCCAGCGCTCGGAACCGGCAGCCAATTCTCGATGTGCTTCGTGACGTTTTGCCTGCGAAGGCGAACGTTCTGGAGATTGCTTCGGGAACGGGTGAGCATGGCGCGTTCTTTGTAGAAGCGCTTTCCGACCTCCACTGGACTTATTCCGACATTGATCCGGCGGGCCTCGACAGTCAGCGCGCATGGCGGGGCGCGTTGAACTCGCCGCGCTTACACGGGCCTCTGCATCTGGATGCGGCAAGCGGACATTGGGGTAATGCGGAAGAGACTGGCCAGTGGGGCGCAATTTATAGCGCCAATATGGTTCATATTGCGCCGTTCAATGTTGCTGAAGGGCTGTTCCGAGGCGCAGGCAGATTGCTTCAACCGCGCGGACAGCTCGTGCTTTACGGACCATTTGCGCGCGCGGGCGAGATTGCGCCATCAAACGCAGCCTTCAGCGAAAACCTGAAGGGCAGGGACGCGCGTTGGGGCGTGCGCGATCTTGAATGGGATCTGCGGCCATTGGCAGAAGCCGCCGAGCTTAGATTGGACAAAATCGTAGAGATGCCCGCGAACAACCTGATGGTGTTCTTCATCAAGAATTAG
- a CDS encoding aldo/keto reductase, with protein MQTRRIGDRDVHAVGLGCMNITHAYGPPMDEGAAKSLLSRALDLGCDFFDTATLYGFGRSEQLIGEALGARRQDYFLASKCVLGFRERERILDARPEAIKAACEASLKRLNTDVIDLYYLHRPDPNVPIEDSAGAMADLIREGKIRYYGLSEMGEEQLRRAHAVHPVAAMQSEYSLWVRNPEIAVLDACKELDVALVAFSPVGRGFLADPPPNPETFHATDMRRTMFPRFLPEYYSANLALLDEARAIASEAGCTVAQLALAWTLAKGNHVIPIPGTTSLAHLEDNHAAAGVSLPQEQVSRLDAHFAPERAAGPRYSRAGQATVTTEMFDFEKSFHGG; from the coding sequence ATGCAGACGCGCCGCATTGGCGACAGGGATGTTCATGCAGTCGGCCTCGGCTGTATGAATATAACACATGCGTATGGGCCACCGATGGACGAGGGGGCGGCCAAGTCGCTGCTCTCTCGTGCCCTGGATCTTGGATGCGACTTCTTCGATACGGCGACGCTGTATGGCTTTGGCCGTAGCGAACAGCTGATTGGGGAAGCGTTGGGGGCGCGCAGGCAGGACTACTTCCTGGCGAGCAAATGCGTCCTGGGTTTTCGTGAACGCGAACGCATTCTGGACGCACGTCCGGAGGCGATCAAGGCCGCGTGCGAAGCAAGCCTGAAACGTCTGAATACAGATGTTATCGATCTGTATTACCTGCACAGGCCCGACCCAAATGTTCCGATTGAAGATTCCGCAGGAGCGATGGCGGATCTGATCCGGGAGGGAAAGATCAGATATTACGGCCTCTCCGAAATGGGCGAAGAGCAGCTGCGCCGGGCGCACGCGGTTCATCCAGTTGCGGCTATGCAGTCGGAATATTCTCTTTGGGTGCGTAACCCTGAGATCGCGGTGCTGGATGCCTGCAAGGAACTGGATGTCGCTCTGGTTGCTTTTTCTCCGGTGGGGCGAGGCTTTCTGGCAGACCCGCCACCAAATCCTGAAACCTTCCATGCAACGGATATGCGGCGGACCATGTTTCCGCGCTTCTTGCCGGAATACTACTCGGCAAACCTGGCACTACTGGATGAAGCGCGGGCGATTGCGTCTGAGGCTGGCTGCACGGTGGCGCAGCTTGCGCTGGCCTGGACGCTGGCGAAGGGGAACCACGTTATCCCGATCCCCGGCACAACCAGTCTGGCGCATCTTGAGGATAATCACGCGGCCGCCGGCGTGAGCCTGCCGCAGGAGCAGGTCTCGCGCCTGGACGCGCACTTCGCACCCGAACGGGCAGCAGGTCCGAGATATTCCAGAGCCGGACAAGCCACCGTGACGACAGAGATGTTCGACTTCGAGAAATCGTTTCATGGCGGATAA